From a region of the Pseudomonadaceae bacterium SI-3 genome:
- a CDS encoding flagellar M-ring protein FliF translates to MFEKLKSRMPAGGFQLDPRVTLAGMAVIAAALAVAVAFYLWRDNGSFRPLHGAGEAFPVAEVMQVLDAEVVQYRIHPQSGQILVREDQLSRARMLLAAKGVKVALPAGYELFDKEEPLGTSQFVQDVRLKRSLEGELARTVMSLKGIQHARVHLAQEENSSFVVSKRAPTKASVMVQLEPGYKLSADQVGAIVNLVAGSVPNLKGEDVGVVDQYGALLSRGLNVGGGPSQSWGAVEEYQQKAVANIEEVLAPVLGSGNYRISVAADIDFSQKEETLQSYGETPRLRREVLSNESALDQLALGVPGSLANRPVAPPKEGEEPKPAPGETKGATSLREESTRQLDYDQSVIHVKHAGFALRQQSVAVVLNAAAAPEGGWSDEARAELEAMVRSAVGFKETRGDLLTLSVLPFAAVETVTEQVPWWENSQVHALAKLGVAGLIALLLLLIVVRPAVRSLTQRNAPGEADPVALEGTLAAAPGPLPIEAETRAALASPRPSGDGIHVFGELNPLSEIRLPAPGSGLELQIEHLQMLAKNDPERVSEVIKHWIGRNERDLNPAS, encoded by the coding sequence AGGATGCCAGCAGGTGGCTTCCAACTCGACCCGCGGGTAACGCTCGCCGGCATGGCGGTGATCGCTGCCGCGCTGGCCGTGGCTGTGGCCTTCTACCTGTGGCGCGACAACGGCTCGTTCCGGCCGCTGCATGGCGCCGGTGAAGCCTTTCCGGTCGCCGAGGTGATGCAGGTCCTTGACGCCGAAGTCGTGCAATACCGCATCCATCCGCAGAGCGGGCAGATTCTGGTGCGTGAGGACCAGCTGTCCCGTGCACGCATGCTGCTCGCCGCCAAGGGTGTGAAGGTCGCACTGCCGGCCGGCTACGAGCTGTTCGACAAGGAAGAGCCGCTGGGCACCAGCCAGTTCGTTCAGGACGTGCGCCTCAAGCGCAGCCTGGAAGGCGAGCTGGCGCGCACCGTGATGTCGCTCAAGGGCATCCAGCATGCGCGTGTGCACTTGGCGCAGGAGGAGAACAGCTCCTTCGTGGTCAGCAAGCGCGCACCGACCAAGGCCTCGGTGATGGTGCAGCTCGAACCCGGCTACAAGCTGAGCGCGGATCAGGTTGGCGCGATCGTCAATCTGGTGGCCGGTAGCGTGCCCAACCTCAAGGGCGAAGACGTCGGCGTGGTCGATCAATACGGTGCACTGCTGTCTCGCGGTCTGAATGTCGGTGGTGGCCCGTCGCAGAGCTGGGGTGCGGTGGAGGAGTACCAGCAGAAGGCCGTGGCTAATATCGAGGAAGTGCTGGCGCCGGTGCTGGGCAGCGGTAACTACCGCATCAGCGTGGCGGCCGATATCGATTTCAGCCAGAAGGAAGAGACGCTCCAGTCCTACGGCGAAACGCCGCGTCTACGTCGCGAAGTGCTGAGCAACGAGAGCGCGCTGGATCAACTGGCGCTCGGCGTGCCCGGCTCGCTGGCCAACCGACCTGTGGCCCCGCCGAAGGAAGGCGAGGAGCCCAAGCCGGCCCCAGGCGAGACCAAGGGCGCGACCTCCCTGCGCGAAGAATCCACCCGTCAACTGGACTACGACCAGAGCGTGATCCACGTGAAGCACGCCGGTTTTGCCCTGCGCCAGCAGAGTGTGGCTGTGGTGCTCAACGCCGCCGCCGCGCCGGAAGGCGGCTGGAGCGACGAGGCCCGCGCGGAACTCGAGGCCATGGTACGCAGCGCCGTCGGTTTCAAGGAAACGCGTGGCGACCTGCTGACCCTCAGCGTGCTGCCCTTCGCCGCCGTTGAAACCGTCACTGAACAAGTGCCGTGGTGGGAAAACAGTCAAGTGCATGCCCTGGCCAAGCTTGGCGTGGCCGGCCTGATCGCGCTGCTGCTGCTGTTGATCGTGGTACGTCCGGCTGTTCGCAGCCTGACCCAGCGCAACGCGCCAGGCGAAGCTGATCCGGTTGCACTGGAAGGCACCCTGGCGGCTGCGCCCGGGCCGCTGCCCATCGAGGCCGAGACCCGCGCGGCATTGGCCAGCCCACGGCCCAGTGGCGACGGCATCCATGTATTCGGCGAACTCAATCCGCTTTCGGAAATTCGCCTGCCAGCGCCTGGTTCGGGGCTGGAGCTACAGATCGAGCATTTGCAGATGCTCGCCAAGAACGACCCGGAGCGCGTTTCGGAAGTCATCAAGCATTGGATAGGCCGCAATGAAAGAGACCTCAACCCAGCCAGCTGA
- the fliG gene encoding flagellar motor switch protein FliG (One of three proteins involved in switching the direction of the flagellar rotation), which yields MKETSTQPAESVTGSSKEIKARPVQLRSVSSLDQAAILMLSMGDDISAGILRNFSREEIISISQAMARLSNVKQPMVSDVISRFFDDYKEQSSIKGASRTYLSGMLGKALGGDITRSLLDSIYGEEIRAKMAKMEWLDPKQFAALIAKEHAQMQAVFLAFLPPGMATDVLECMPAERQDELLYRIANLNEVNSDVIAELEQLIDRSLQVLSNQGSQVRGVKQAADIMNRFKGNRDQMFELLRAHNEELVGKIEDEMYDFFILSRQNQDVLQTLLEVIPLEEWVVALKGAEPALVKAIQGAMPKRQAQQMESINRRQGPVPLSRVEQVRKDIMAVVRDMSNDGDLQVQLFREQTVE from the coding sequence ATGAAAGAGACCTCAACCCAGCCAGCTGAGTCGGTGACCGGCTCGAGCAAGGAAATCAAAGCGCGCCCGGTGCAGTTGCGCTCGGTGAGTTCGCTGGATCAAGCGGCGATCCTCATGCTGAGCATGGGCGACGACATTTCCGCTGGCATCCTGCGCAACTTTTCCCGCGAGGAAATCATCAGCATCAGCCAAGCGATGGCGCGTCTGTCCAACGTCAAGCAGCCGATGGTTTCCGACGTGATCAGCCGCTTCTTCGACGATTACAAGGAGCAGAGCAGCATCAAGGGCGCCTCGCGCACCTACCTGTCTGGCATGCTCGGCAAGGCGCTGGGTGGCGACATCACCCGTTCGCTGCTCGACTCCATCTATGGCGAGGAGATCCGCGCCAAGATGGCCAAGATGGAGTGGCTCGATCCCAAGCAGTTCGCTGCGCTGATTGCCAAGGAGCACGCGCAGATGCAGGCGGTGTTCCTCGCTTTCCTGCCGCCGGGCATGGCCACCGACGTGCTCGAGTGCATGCCGGCCGAGCGTCAGGACGAGCTGCTCTACCGCATCGCCAACCTCAACGAGGTCAACAGTGACGTGATCGCCGAGCTGGAACAGCTCATCGATCGCAGCCTGCAGGTGCTCTCAAATCAGGGTTCGCAGGTGCGTGGCGTCAAGCAGGCGGCGGACATCATGAACCGCTTCAAGGGCAACCGTGACCAGATGTTCGAGTTGTTGCGCGCCCACAACGAAGAGCTGGTGGGCAAGATCGAGGATGAGATGTATGACTTCTTCATCCTCTCGCGGCAGAACCAGGACGTGTTGCAGACGCTGCTGGAAGTGATCCCGCTGGAAGAGTGGGTGGTTGCGCTCAAGGGCGCCGAACCCGCGCTGGTCAAGGCTATTCAGGGTGCGATGCCCAAGCGTCAGGCGCAGCAGATGGAATCGATCAACCGTCGCCAGGGCCCGGTGCCGCTGTCGCGGGTGGAGCAGGTGCGCAAGGACATCATGGCGGTGGTCCGCGACATGTCCAACGACGGCGATCTGCAGGTTCAGCTGTTCCGCGAACAGACCGTCGAGTAA
- the fliH gene encoding flagellar assembly protein FliH (binds to and inhibits the function of flagella specific ATPase FliI): protein MSIKIIKGEGRSWRPFRFPPRVRTAAELADSVAGDPAALQRAVADGFQEGIDKGYEQGLEQGREAGHREGFERGVEDGKAIGREEGRAHGRRAFDEAARPMDELVERFERFRQEFEQARREQLLELVQKVSKQVIRCELTLHPTQLLTLAEEALAAMPGDQEDVRILLNPEECTRIKELAPERATAWRLVPDEKLALGECRVVTAQAEADIGCQQRLDSCMDTLAEHIRAEA from the coding sequence ATGAGCATCAAGATCATCAAGGGTGAAGGCCGCTCCTGGCGTCCGTTCCGCTTTCCGCCTCGCGTGCGCACCGCCGCCGAACTGGCCGACAGCGTCGCTGGCGACCCGGCTGCATTGCAACGAGCGGTCGCCGATGGCTTTCAGGAAGGCATCGACAAGGGTTACGAGCAGGGGCTGGAGCAGGGCCGAGAGGCCGGGCATCGCGAAGGTTTCGAGCGTGGTGTCGAGGACGGCAAGGCCATCGGCCGTGAAGAAGGCCGCGCCCACGGGCGTCGCGCATTCGACGAAGCGGCCCGGCCGATGGATGAACTGGTCGAGCGCTTCGAGCGCTTCCGGCAGGAGTTCGAGCAGGCGCGTCGCGAGCAGTTACTGGAGCTGGTGCAGAAGGTATCCAAGCAGGTGATTCGCTGCGAACTGACCCTCCATCCGACCCAGCTGCTGACGCTGGCCGAGGAAGCCCTGGCCGCCATGCCGGGCGACCAGGAAGACGTCCGCATCCTGCTCAACCCGGAGGAATGCACCCGCATCAAGGAGCTGGCGCCTGAGCGCGCAACAGCCTGGCGGCTGGTCCCGGACGAGAAGCTGGCGCTCGGCGAGTGCCGTGTAGTGACGGCTCAGGCCGAAGCCGATATCGGCTGCCAGCAGCGCCTGGATTCATGCATGGACACCCTGGCCGAACACATCCGGGCGGAAGCCTGA
- the fliI gene encoding flagellum-specific ATP synthase FliI (involved in type III protein export during flagellum assembly), whose protein sequence is MSLRESFRLDEALRSLDTVQLAKVSGRLVRVSGMLLESLGCQRMTGQRCFVEQGDGSMLEAQVVGFNRDITYLMPFKKPVGLTSGSRVFPAPDDAKLHIDESWLGRVVNGLGEPLDEMGKLSGRDLLPTELPSVHPLKRKPVSEPLDVGVRAINSMLTLGKGQRVGLFAGSGVGKSVLLGMITRQTKADVVVVGLIGERGREVQEFLLHSLGEEGLKKAVVVVAPANESPLMRLKATELCHSIAAYFRDQGNDVLLLVDSLTRYAMAQREIALALGEPPATKGYPPSVFGMLPELVESAGNGANDNGSLSALYTVLAEGDDQQDPIVDCARAILDGHIVLSRRLADAGHYPAIDICASVSRCMSQVGQPPHLGAARQLKEFYSTYEKIKELIPLGGYSPGADLKTDRAVKLAPTIERFLRQEVGEAAELETSLTILQSIIKQP, encoded by the coding sequence ATGTCCTTGCGCGAGAGCTTCCGGCTCGACGAGGCGCTGCGCTCGCTGGATACCGTGCAGCTGGCGAAAGTCAGCGGCCGGCTGGTGCGCGTCTCCGGCATGCTGCTGGAAAGCCTCGGCTGCCAGCGCATGACCGGCCAGCGCTGCTTCGTCGAACAGGGCGACGGCAGCATGCTCGAAGCGCAGGTGGTGGGCTTCAACCGCGATATCACCTATCTGATGCCATTCAAGAAGCCGGTTGGGCTCACCTCCGGCTCGCGCGTGTTTCCGGCACCGGATGACGCCAAGTTGCATATCGACGAATCCTGGCTGGGGCGGGTGGTCAACGGCCTTGGCGAGCCGCTGGACGAAATGGGCAAGCTCAGCGGGCGTGATCTGCTGCCCACCGAGCTGCCATCGGTGCATCCGCTCAAGCGCAAGCCGGTCAGCGAACCGCTGGACGTCGGCGTGCGGGCGATCAATTCCATGCTCACCCTCGGCAAGGGCCAGCGCGTCGGCCTGTTCGCCGGTTCCGGTGTGGGCAAGAGCGTGCTGCTTGGGATGATTACCCGGCAGACCAAGGCCGACGTGGTGGTGGTCGGGCTAATCGGCGAGCGGGGTCGTGAGGTGCAGGAGTTTCTGCTGCATTCGCTGGGCGAGGAGGGCTTGAAGAAGGCAGTCGTCGTTGTCGCGCCGGCCAACGAATCGCCCTTGATGCGCCTCAAGGCCACCGAGCTGTGTCACAGCATCGCTGCCTACTTCCGCGACCAGGGCAACGACGTGCTGTTGCTGGTCGACTCCCTGACCCGCTACGCCATGGCCCAGCGCGAAATCGCCCTGGCCCTGGGCGAACCGCCGGCCACCAAGGGCTATCCGCCGTCGGTATTCGGCATGCTGCCGGAATTGGTGGAAAGCGCCGGCAATGGTGCCAACGACAATGGCAGCCTCAGTGCGTTGTACACCGTACTCGCTGAAGGTGATGACCAGCAGGACCCAATCGTCGATTGCGCACGGGCGATTCTCGACGGCCACATCGTGCTGTCGCGCCGATTGGCCGATGCCGGGCACTACCCGGCCATCGACATCTGCGCATCGGTCAGCCGCTGCATGAGCCAGGTCGGCCAGCCGCCGCATCTGGGCGCGGCGCGCCAGCTCAAGGAGTTCTACAGCACCTACGAGAAGATCAAGGAACTGATCCCGCTGGGCGGCTACAGCCCGGGCGCAGACCTGAAAACCGACCGCGCCGTGAAGCTGGCACCCACCATCGAGCGCTTCCTGCGCCAAGAGGTGGGCGAGGCCGCGGAGCTGGAAACCAGTCTCACCATCCTGCAGAGCATCATCAAACAACCATGA
- a CDS encoding flagellar export protein FliJ, producing MKQQIETLTRLASLRGNRVKQMLGQVQYQQNLCQRYRNNITGLSRLCGFSVPMSTPLQRDNQQRYKATLYKMVELQRRELAVAEQALTRIQQELLQAMRSEKVVEHVIEAKMQQWQQLLMAQEQKIQDGLAAQTWWRNQIA from the coding sequence ATGAAGCAGCAGATCGAAACGCTCACGCGCCTGGCCAGCCTGCGTGGCAACCGGGTCAAGCAGATGCTCGGGCAGGTTCAGTATCAGCAGAACCTCTGCCAGCGCTATCGCAACAACATCACCGGGTTGAGTCGCCTGTGCGGCTTCAGTGTGCCGATGAGCACGCCGTTGCAGCGTGACAACCAGCAGCGCTACAAGGCCACGCTGTACAAGATGGTCGAGCTGCAGCGCCGCGAACTGGCGGTGGCCGAGCAGGCCCTGACGCGCATTCAGCAGGAGCTGCTGCAGGCCATGCGCAGCGAGAAGGTGGTCGAGCATGTGATCGAGGCCAAGATGCAGCAGTGGCAGCAACTGTTGATGGCGCAGGAACAGAAGATTCAGGACGGTCTGGCGGCGCAGACCTGGTGGCGAAACCAGATTGCCTAG
- the flgM gene encoding flagellar biosynthesis anti-sigma factor FlgM: MEISRQFKPAITMPTETAAARPASARPAAQATARPAASLPLEQMQDALRAMPEVDMDRVAAIKQALQRGEISTDVGELASSMLSYHRGNDA; encoded by the coding sequence ATGGAAATCAGCCGGCAGTTCAAGCCCGCCATTACAATGCCCACCGAGACCGCCGCGGCGCGTCCGGCCAGCGCCCGTCCTGCTGCCCAGGCAACCGCACGTCCAGCCGCAAGCCTGCCGCTGGAGCAAATGCAGGATGCCCTGCGCGCCATGCCCGAGGTTGATATGGATCGGGTAGCGGCCATCAAGCAAGCCCTGCAGCGCGGCGAAATCTCCACCGACGTAGGTGAGCTGGCCAGCAGCATGCTCAGCTACCACCGTGGAAACGATGCGTGA
- a CDS encoding flagellar protein FlgN, with amino-acid sequence MSQREKLLSVVDDDLQQDCGDYLALRELMQELYGRLLERDVLEIDRINLQITVRVEAIAARAQRRSKVLAAFRLETSGVGMRRLLSSCTGERGESLQQHWRQVGDLAVQCQQFNEHNGKLLAMHHDILQQLLAGGQDARLYSPQAY; translated from the coding sequence GTGAGCCAGCGTGAGAAGTTGCTGTCAGTCGTCGATGACGACCTGCAACAGGACTGCGGCGATTACCTCGCCCTGCGCGAGCTGATGCAGGAACTCTACGGACGTCTGCTCGAACGCGATGTGCTGGAGATCGATCGCATCAACCTGCAGATCACCGTCCGCGTCGAAGCCATTGCCGCGCGTGCCCAGCGCCGCAGCAAGGTGCTGGCGGCTTTCCGTCTGGAAACCTCGGGCGTGGGCATGCGGCGGCTGTTGTCCAGCTGCACGGGTGAGCGCGGCGAATCCCTCCAGCAGCATTGGCGCCAGGTTGGCGACCTCGCCGTGCAGTGCCAGCAGTTCAACGAGCACAACGGCAAGCTGCTCGCCATGCACCACGACATCCTTCAGCAGCTGCTCGCCGGTGGGCAGGACGCGCGGCTCTACTCGCCTCAGGCCTACTGA
- a CDS encoding flagellar hook protein FliD: MAINSDYVQQMSTQLATYEVQGSLDRLNRNESRYKAQRDALSSLRTSMTTFKSAITKLNSTTTSMLTNSATFSQEGYATATVGTTAQSGSYDFFVKRLASKDQVALQGFTDASLAGGGTLTIGQVGVPSFGVDMAGITTLDGLASAINGAADNSGVQATLVRSDGIVNLVLTSTTTGANQAISLSAAGNTDVEAAVTAPVRLSSAADAEVYLGRDATGIKLTSTSNTFANVIDGVSMTFTKAHAAGEALTIDIAQDKAGTQAKAQTFIDAFNALMTSFDSLTASGGDSAKRGALAGDSSVRSIESRLNGLLRADFGGKSLIEFGISADRNGKLTIDAKRFEAAVANDPAGFEELFTGTDKLLDSMDKTVAAYTSSTNGLLKNRMDTLDMNLRRIDEQFENLQQQYDTHYSRYLRQFTTMMQTMQSMEQTSGMFSMPTTPQANGLFS, translated from the coding sequence ATGGCTATAAATTCCGATTACGTACAACAGATGTCGACGCAGTTGGCCACCTACGAAGTTCAGGGTTCGTTGGATCGGCTTAACCGCAACGAATCGCGCTACAAGGCTCAGCGCGACGCGTTGAGCTCGCTGCGCACGTCGATGACGACTTTCAAGTCGGCCATCACCAAGCTCAACAGCACTACGACGAGCATGCTGACCAATAGCGCGACCTTCAGCCAGGAGGGGTACGCCACCGCCACGGTCGGAACCACAGCGCAATCGGGAAGCTATGACTTCTTCGTCAAACGGCTCGCCAGCAAAGACCAGGTCGCGCTGCAGGGATTTACCGATGCCAGCCTGGCCGGCGGAGGCACGCTCACGATCGGACAGGTTGGCGTTCCTTCGTTCGGGGTAGACATGGCTGGCATTACCACGCTTGACGGCCTTGCCAGCGCCATCAACGGTGCAGCTGATAATTCAGGTGTTCAAGCCACCCTGGTGCGTAGCGACGGCATCGTCAATCTCGTACTGACCAGCACGACAACCGGTGCCAATCAAGCCATCAGCCTGAGCGCTGCTGGCAATACAGACGTCGAAGCTGCTGTTACCGCTCCAGTACGCCTGTCCAGTGCGGCAGATGCCGAGGTTTATCTCGGGCGCGATGCGACCGGCATCAAACTGACCAGCACGAGCAACACGTTTGCCAACGTCATTGACGGCGTCAGCATGACGTTCACCAAGGCGCATGCGGCCGGAGAGGCACTCACGATCGACATTGCGCAAGACAAGGCCGGCACCCAGGCCAAGGCGCAGACCTTCATCGACGCCTTCAATGCGCTGATGACCAGCTTCGATTCGCTGACCGCCAGTGGCGGTGACAGTGCCAAGCGTGGCGCTCTGGCCGGCGATTCCAGCGTGCGCTCCATCGAGAGCCGCCTGAACGGCTTGCTGCGTGCCGATTTCGGTGGCAAGAGCCTGATCGAGTTCGGCATCAGTGCCGACCGTAACGGCAAGCTGACGATCGACGCCAAGCGTTTCGAAGCCGCGGTCGCTAATGATCCAGCGGGCTTCGAGGAGCTGTTCACTGGCACCGACAAGCTGCTCGACAGCATGGACAAAACCGTCGCCGCGTACACCAGCAGCACCAACGGGCTGCTGAAGAACCGCATGGACACGCTGGACATGAACCTGCGCCGTATCGACGAGCAGTTCGAGAACCTCCAGCAGCAGTACGACACCCATTACAGCCGCTACCTGCGGCAGTTCACCACCATGATGCAGACCATGCAGAGCATGGAGCAGACCAGCGGAATGTTCTCGATGCCAACCACACCGCAAGCTAACGGATTGTTCTCATGA
- the fliS gene encoding flagellar export chaperone FliS: MNSYHPNDSYDSYRSVDLEARAASASPYELVLVLMDGLLDELARARGHIEHKRYQQKGVSLEKCMNILNGLNGALDEEGGGEVVQGLARLYEYCIYRLSDVSVSLSLEGLDEVINLLSILREGWEGVSAARK; encoded by the coding sequence ATGAACAGCTATCACCCTAACGACAGTTATGACAGCTACCGCTCGGTAGACCTTGAGGCGCGTGCAGCCTCGGCGTCCCCTTACGAACTGGTGCTGGTGCTGATGGACGGCCTGCTGGACGAACTGGCCCGTGCCCGCGGCCACATCGAACACAAGCGTTACCAGCAGAAGGGCGTATCGCTGGAAAAGTGCATGAACATCCTCAACGGCCTCAACGGTGCGCTCGACGAAGAGGGCGGTGGCGAGGTGGTTCAGGGACTGGCGCGTCTGTACGAGTACTGCATCTATCGGCTTTCGGACGTCAGCGTGTCGCTGTCGCTGGAAGGGCTGGACGAGGTGATCAACCTGCTCAGCATTCTCCGCGAGGGCTGGGAGGGCGTCAGTGCCGCCCGTAAGTGA
- a CDS encoding flagellar hook-length control protein FliK: MIIQSISAPRAAAASAEAALPVAARASHGGQATAGRAMAADALRGFAERMQRASTTADDQLSEFSAALLQGALPELAAEQGQVMQAGGNSSQGNEAPQELTPEQWLLGMIDQQLAEIQARDAAQVAAAPVPQALSQTATSASDDLLSLLPGQAQLANAPLDAVQDDSLNIVKMAVQGRIVELNPVATAMPKPIVEMSVGQSLAAAITPADAMPAASLDSLLDVAEPLEAGDPLTATVKRGQSAPLQSADRALKLQAPEAKWGEQMLHALRENVDLQIQQKIQSATIRLDPPELGSMEILLSHESGRLNVHLSAANADVARLLQQTSERLRHELVGQHFVQVNVQVGADSGGQQGQPRQRPVLAGEEAPLAARPQEQEQQRESGRARDVLVTV; encoded by the coding sequence ATGATCATCCAGTCAATTTCCGCCCCGCGTGCCGCCGCAGCAAGTGCTGAAGCCGCATTGCCGGTTGCCGCGCGCGCGAGCCACGGTGGGCAAGCCACAGCCGGCCGAGCGATGGCAGCCGATGCCCTGCGAGGCTTTGCTGAGCGCATGCAGCGGGCGTCGACCACAGCTGATGATCAGCTCTCTGAGTTCTCCGCCGCCCTGTTGCAAGGTGCGCTGCCTGAGCTGGCAGCCGAGCAGGGCCAGGTGATGCAGGCAGGCGGCAATTCCAGCCAGGGCAATGAAGCGCCCCAAGAGCTGACCCCTGAGCAATGGTTGTTGGGGATGATCGACCAGCAGCTGGCCGAAATTCAGGCGCGCGATGCGGCACAAGTTGCCGCCGCACCTGTGCCACAGGCACTGTCGCAAACCGCCACATCGGCGAGCGACGACCTGCTCAGCCTATTGCCGGGGCAGGCCCAGCTTGCCAATGCCCCGCTCGACGCCGTGCAGGACGATTCGCTGAACATCGTGAAGATGGCTGTTCAGGGCCGCATCGTCGAGCTGAACCCGGTGGCGACGGCCATGCCCAAGCCCATCGTCGAGATGAGCGTCGGCCAATCCCTGGCCGCCGCAATCACGCCGGCCGATGCCATGCCGGCCGCGTCGCTGGACTCGCTTCTGGACGTCGCTGAGCCACTGGAAGCGGGCGACCCGCTGACCGCGACGGTCAAGCGCGGACAAAGCGCGCCGCTGCAGTCTGCCGACCGTGCGCTGAAGTTGCAGGCACCGGAGGCCAAGTGGGGCGAGCAGATGCTCCACGCCTTGCGCGAAAACGTAGATCTGCAAATCCAGCAGAAGATCCAGAGCGCCACCATCCGCCTCGATCCGCCGGAACTGGGCAGCATGGAAATCCTGCTCAGCCACGAGTCGGGCCGGCTCAACGTGCACCTGTCTGCCGCGAACGCCGACGTGGCGCGCCTGCTGCAGCAGACCAGCGAGCGTCTGCGCCATGAACTGGTGGGCCAGCACTTCGTCCAGGTCAACGTGCAGGTCGGCGCCGACAGCGGCGGCCAGCAGGGTCAGCCGCGTCAACGGCCTGTGCTTGCAGGGGAAGAGGCACCTCTGGCGGCCCGGCCGCAGGAGCAGGAACAGCAACGTGAAAGCGGCCGCGCCCGGGACGTCCTGGTAACGGTTTGA
- a CDS encoding flagellar basal body-associated protein FliL, translated as MSTSRIVLLMLLLNVLTVAGGVGVSYWLLKPGLEGTGSEQVAAAEPVEPSEYEFFPVDKVIVSVRGEGREHYFVLDLALQADASDEPKNFEQVEPIVRNSVVGYLSSRSFDELRGLKIGELQERLETALFADFAAKNAAVPFKHVLVNKLIVQ; from the coding sequence ATGTCGACGTCCCGTATTGTCCTGCTGATGCTGTTGCTCAACGTCCTGACCGTTGCCGGTGGGGTTGGCGTCAGCTACTGGCTGCTCAAGCCTGGCCTGGAAGGCACTGGCTCGGAACAGGTCGCAGCGGCCGAGCCGGTTGAGCCCTCCGAGTACGAATTTTTCCCTGTCGATAAAGTGATCGTCAGCGTGCGCGGCGAGGGTCGTGAGCACTATTTCGTGCTCGATCTGGCGCTGCAGGCGGACGCCTCGGACGAGCCAAAGAACTTCGAGCAGGTGGAACCCATCGTGCGTAACTCGGTGGTGGGCTACCTGTCGTCCCGTTCCTTCGATGAATTGCGTGGACTGAAGATCGGTGAGTTGCAGGAGCGTCTGGAAACAGCCCTGTTCGCCGATTTTGCAGCCAAGAATGCAGCGGTGCCCTTCAAGCACGTGCTGGTCAACAAGCTGATCGTGCAGTAA
- a CDS encoding RNA polymerase sigma factor FliA (sigma factors are initiation factors that promote the attachment of RNA polymerase to specific initiation sites and are then released; this sigma factor directs late flagellar biosynthesis genes) encodes MSATCPIDYYGATPAGPSVFAPAVEQRWLMQYLPLVKRIVRQLSLQANQVLDREDMEQIGMMGLLEGLRRYGEPDEGFGKFASLRIRGAILDELRRQDWRPRQVRQQAHKVRDAIRDLSRQLGHEPSDEEIKAHTGLDEKEYQEFLCADSSEAIESLDELLQSGHEHFPDTTELFEERLIKERVLAQALARLDERERLVLTLYYQHELSLKEIALVLEVSDARVCQLSKQAIGKACRFLGASDASIAAAREPVFARGKA; translated from the coding sequence ATGAGTGCCACTTGCCCCATCGACTATTACGGCGCTACGCCGGCCGGCCCCTCGGTGTTCGCACCGGCGGTCGAACAGCGCTGGCTGATGCAGTACCTGCCGCTGGTCAAACGCATCGTTCGCCAGCTGTCACTGCAGGCCAACCAGGTGCTCGACCGCGAGGACATGGAACAGATCGGCATGATGGGGCTGCTCGAAGGCCTACGCCGCTACGGCGAGCCGGACGAAGGCTTCGGCAAGTTCGCGTCCCTGCGAATCCGTGGTGCCATTCTCGATGAGCTGCGCCGCCAGGACTGGCGCCCGCGCCAGGTCCGCCAGCAAGCCCACAAAGTCCGCGATGCGATCCGCGATCTGTCACGTCAACTGGGCCATGAACCCAGCGATGAAGAGATCAAAGCCCACACCGGCCTCGATGAAAAGGAATACCAGGAATTCCTCTGTGCTGACTCATCCGAAGCGATCGAAAGCCTCGATGAGCTGTTGCAGAGCGGCCACGAGCACTTCCCTGACACCACCGAGCTATTCGAGGAGCGCCTGATCAAGGAGCGCGTGCTGGCGCAAGCGCTGGCGCGACTGGACGAGCGCGAACGCCTGGTGCTGACACTGTATTACCAGCACGAACTGAGCCTGAAGGAAATCGCCCTGGTGCTGGAAGTCAGCGATGCCCGGGTTTGTCAGCTAAGCAAGCAGGCGATCGGCAAGGCCTGTCGGTTTTTAGGGGCTTCTGACGCTTCGATCGCGGCCGCGCGGGAGCCTGTTTTTGCGCGCGGCAAGGCATGA